The genomic stretch CCCCGACCCGGGCCGGGCGGCCCCCAACCCCCCCCGGGGCCGCCCGCGCCCACCACGGCCCGGCCCCGGCCCCCCACACCCCCTCCACCCGGGAACCGGGGACCGGGCCACCCCCCACACCAACCCACCCCCTGACCCCGGCCCGGGGCACCCCCCACCCCGGGCCGGACCCCCACCAACAGGGGCGGGCGGACCTGAGTCATCGCAAATCGTTGCACAACTCGATATTTAGATGTACTGTAGTTACAGCAGGTCGGGCGGGTACCGCAGGCCGGCTTCTCTGCCAACCCAAACGCCCGGTGTCGTAGCTCAGCCGGACAGAGCGCGCCCCTGCGAAGGGCGAGGCCACGGGTTCGAAACCCGTCGACACCACCACCCCCGAACACACCAACTCATCGAATCTCACGGGAGATCGCTATGGGCAAGTCCGTCATGCGCCGTACGGCCATCATCCAGGCGTCGCACCACCTCGTCGAGGGCGTCGCCGCCTTCCTCGCCGTCCGGGACTGACGACCCCCCGACCCGCCCGGGTGCACCGCGTCGACACGGCGTCAGGTGCCCGGACGGGCCGGAGGGCCGGGCAGCACCGCCCGCCTCACCACCCAAGGAGACAGACCCCATGACGACGCACCACAGCTCGACGGCCGCGGCGCCGGCGGCATTACACGGGGCCCGCTGATGTGGCCCGCGATCCTGGCCGTTGCGGGCACCCTCCTGGGGGTCCTGGCCACCGGCAGTGTCCAGCGCCGATCGGATGCGGACCGGGAGCGCGCCCAGCATCGTCGGGAACAGCTCGCCGCCGTTACGGCCCTGATTTCGGCCCTGGTCGATCACCGCCGGGCGATGTGGTCCCGGGAAGACGCCCGCCTCTCGGGCGCCCCGGCCGCCGTCGTGGCGGAGGCCCGCGCAGCCAGTCACGTGACCCGGTCCGCGGTGACCCTCCCCGAGGTGACGACGCTGGTTTTCGCCCCGTCCCTGCAAGACGAGGTGCGCACCGCGATTCGGACCGCCTACGCCCTGCGGAACGCCCCGGACGCCGCCACCCTGGCCGCGCTCCGAGAGGACGCGGTCAACGCCGCCGACGCTCTCACGGCCGCCGCCGCTATCGGAGCCGTCGCCGCCGCTGCCGTGTTCCACATCCTCATTTCGGCCCCGCCGTCGCCCTGGTGGGTCAACGCCATGGTGCTGACCACCGTTGCAGTGTGCACCTACACCGCCACCGGTAACACCCTCCACAACCGCGAGATCCGGCGCAAGGCCAAGTGACCAGGCCCGCCGGCGCATC from Streptomyces sp. ITFR-21 encodes the following:
- a CDS encoding protein kilB, translating into MWPAILAVAGTLLGVLATGSVQRRSDADRERAQHRREQLAAVTALISALVDHRRAMWSREDARLSGAPAAVVAEARAASHVTRSAVTLPEVTTLVFAPSLQDEVRTAIRTAYALRNAPDAATLAALREDAVNAADALTAAAAIGAVAAAAVFHILISAPPSPWWVNAMVLTTVAVCTYTATGNTLHNREIRRKAK